A genomic region of Papaver somniferum cultivar HN1 chromosome 7, ASM357369v1, whole genome shotgun sequence contains the following coding sequences:
- the LOC113294785 gene encoding uncharacterized protein LOC113294785 — translation MVIFVILQVDHADAAIPTKLRQEPENEGSRGQHDIEINAGYVNPASSLSRKSQGMVLAPRFKKIIPKLISENQGAFIADKQILDEILTAGELIDSRFKSKQPGVLCKLDIQKAFDNVSWHIMSNVLKSSGFGDKWISWMQWCVSSAQQSILVNGSSTTRFKPQKGIRQGDLLSPFLFILIPEIFTKLMKNAVQLNMISGFSINSVQVSHLQYADDTLVFLNGYEEESENLVIILQIFEAITGLKVAWEKACKPKSLGGLGIKNLKLTNKALLAKWSWRFSKEKKQLWRRIIHEKMQTQENAIWVKDSNKPQGKRMWKNIQKQKQVVEQITTTHLNKGDSVSFWWDAWAGTQSLKIQFPNIYKIATSKNATIKEMISNNAWNLKLRRNLTQREIPEMMALFATLGTPPYLNEEEEEDELVCTTTGGFNVQLCYKWLIEQLPVTPATHSPVSYSCIWIQGVPTKVQFFIWTAAQNSIATTDNLKRWIISYYIVLMRKQFGIISLEDSILDGSKRVL, via the exons ATGGTGATATTTGTGATTTTGCAGGTGGATCATGCAGATGCTGCAATTCCAACTAAGCTGAGGCAAGAGCCT GAAAATGAAGGATCCCGTGGACAACATGATATTGAAATCAATGCTGGCTATGTTAATCCGGCTTCTTCTTTAAGTAGAAAATCTCAAGGGATG gtacttgctcccagatttaaGAAGATTATACCTAAACTGATTTCAGAAAATCAAGGAGCTTTTATAGCTGATAAACAAATCTTGGATGAAATTTTAACTGCTGGGGAATTGATTGATTCAAGATTTAAATCAAAACAACCAGGGGTACTGTGCAAACTAGATATTCAGAAAGCTTTTGATAATGTAAGTTGGCATATAATGAGTAATGTGCTTAAAAGTTCTGGCTTTGGAGATAAATGGATAAGCTGGATGCAATGGTGTGTTTCCTCTGCTCAACAGTCAATACTGGTGAATGGAAGTTCAACTACAAGATTCAAGCCACAAAAAGGGATTAGACAGGGAGATCTTCTCTCCCCTTTTTTATTCATATTAATACCTGAAATTTTCACAAAATTGATGAAGAATGCAGTTCAACTAAACATGATCTCTGGTTTTTCAATTAACTCAGTGCAAGTCTCACACTTACAATATGCAGATGATACATTAGTTTTTCTCAATGGTTATGAAGaggaatctgaaaatttggtgattatattgcaaatttttgaaGCCATAACTGGTTTGAAG GTAGCATGGGAGAAAGCTTGCAAACCCAAAAGTCTTGGAGGTTTAGGCATTAAAAACTTAAAACTCACAAATAAAGCTTTATTAGCAAAATGGTCATGGAGATTCTCCAAAGAGAAGAAGCAATTATGGAGAAGAATAATACATGAGAAGATGCAAACTCAAGAGAATGCAATATGGGTGAAGGATTCAAATAAACCACAAGGAAAGAGAATGTGGAAGAatatacaaaaacaaaaacaggtgGTGGAACAGATTACAACAACTCACTTAAACAAAGGAGATTCAGTTAGTTTTTGGTGGGATGCTTGGGCTGGTACACAATCCCTGAAGATTCAATTTCCAAACATTTATAAGATTGCAACAAGCAAAAATGCAACAATAAAAGAGATGATATCCAACAATGCTTGGAATttgaaactcagaagaaatttaACACAACGGGAGATTCCAGAAATGATGGCTTTGTTTGCAACTTTAGGTACACCTCCTTAtctgaatgaagaagaagaagaagacgaattaGTTTGCACAACAACTGGAGGTTTCAATGTACAACTCTGCTACAAATGGTTGATTGAACAACTTCCGGTAACCCCAGCTACTCATTCTCCAGTATCATACTCATGCATTTGGATACAAGGAGTTCCTACAAAAGTTCAGTTCTTTATTTGGACTGCAGCTCAAAATTCGATTGCTACAACAGATAATCTG AAACGGTGGATCATCTCTTACTACATTGTACTTATGCGCAAACAATTTGGAATTATTTCGTTGGAGGATTCAATATTAGATGGGTCCAAGCGGGTTCTTTGA
- the LOC113297677 gene encoding CDPK-related kinase 3-like — translation MGQCYAKNVTVVGENEEVIENNGGGSYNQNQTSNNGVRNTPNRSSSTSPWPSPYPTGTNNSPLPGGVTPSPARSGKSTPRRFFGKFPPPSPAKHIRAALRKRTSKPKEGPIPEEGSEGGGGGERQLDKSFGYRKDFMSKYELGKEVGRGHFGHTCSAKAKKGELKGHEVAVKIISKAKMTTAISIEDVRREVKILKGLAGHRNMVKFYDACEDANNVYIIMELCEGGELLDRILSRGGRYPEHDAKTIIVQILGVVAFCHLQGVVHRDLKPENFLFTTRDEDSPLKIIDFGLSDFIRPDERLNDIVGSAYYVAPEVLHRSYSLEADIWSIGVITYILLCGSRPFWARTESGIFRAVLRADPNFEDLPWPVVSPEAKDFVKRFLNKDHRKRMTAAQALTHPWLRDEHRPVPLDILIYKLVKSYLRATPFKRAALKALSRALTEDELLYLRAQFKLLEPNRDGKVGLENFKMALVRYSTDAMKESRVPDILSALEALAYRKMDFEEFCAASISTYQLEALDGWEHIASTAFEFFEHEGNKVISVEELAREMNLGLSSHTILNDWIRQADGKLSFLGYTKFLHGVTIRSSVTRHQ, via the exons ATGGGACAGTGTTATGCAAAAAATGTTACAGTAGTTGGCGAAAATGAAGAAGTAATCGAAAATAATGGCGGAGGAAGttataatcaaaatcaaacaagTAATAATGGGGTAAGAAATACCCCAAATCGGTCTTCATCAACGAGTCCATGGCCAAGTCCATATCCAACTGGAACAAATAACAGTCCATTACCAGGTGGGGTAACACCTTCACCAGCAAGATCAGGAAAATCAACCCCAAGGAGATTTTTTGGTAAGTTCCCACCACCATCCCCAGCTAAACATATTAGGGCAGCCTTAAGGAAGAGAACAAGTAAACCTAAAGAAGGTCCGATTCCTGAAGAAGGATCAGAAGGAGGTGGTGGAGGAGAAAGACAATTAGATAAaagttttggttatagaaaagaTTTTATGAGTAAGTATGAGTTAGGGAAAGAAGTTGGAAGAGGTCATTTTGGGCATACTTGTTCTGCTAAAGCTAAGAAAGGTGAACTTAAAGGTCATGAAGTTGCTGTCAAGATTATTTCTAAAGCTAAG ATGACAACTGCGATATCTATTGAAGATGTTCGTCGGGAGGTGAAAATCTTGAAAGGATTAGCTGGTCATAGAAACATGGTCAAATTTTATGATGCTTGTGAGGATGCAAATAATGTCTACATTATCATGGA GTTGTGTGAAGGAGGAGAATTACTTGACAGAATTTTATCCAG AGGTGGTCGATATCCAGAGCATGATGCCAAAACTATTATTGTTCAAATTCTAGGTGTAGTTGCTTTTTGTCATTTGCAGGGTGTTGTGCACCGAGATTTAAAACCAGAG AATTTTCTATTTACAACTAGAGATGAAGATTCTCCATTGAAGAtcattgattttggtctttctgACTTTATAAGACCAG ATGAAAGACTCAATGATATCGTGGGGAGTGCATACTATGTTGCACCGGAAGTCCTTCATAGATCCTACAGTCTCGAAGCAGATATTTGGAGTATTGGCGTCATAACATATATCTTGTTATGTGGAAGCAGACCTTTTTGGGCACGAACAGAGTCAGGAATTTTTCGCGCGGTGCTGAGAGCTGATCCTAATTTTGAAGATTTACCTTGGCCTGTGGTATCTCCAGAAGCCAAAGATTTTGTAAAAAGGTTTCTGAATAAGGACCACAGGAAAAGAATGACTGCAGCACAAGCTCTCA CTCACCCATGGTTACGGGATGAACACCGCCCTGTGCCACTGGATATATTAATTTATAAGTTAGTCAAGTCGTACCTGCGTGCTACACCATTCAAACGTGCAGCCCTGAAG GCTCTATCAAGAGCTTTGACAGAGGATGAGCTTTTGTACCTTAGGGCTCAGTTTAAGCTGTTGGAACCTAATAGAGATGGGAAGGTTGGCCTTGAGAACTTCAAAATG GCCCTCGTGCGGTATTCAACTGATGCCATGAAGGAGTCTAGGGTGCCTGACATTTTAAGTGCA CTGGAAGCGCTCGCTTACAGAAAGATGGACTTTGAAGAATTTTGTGCTGCATCGATCAGCACATATCAACTAGAGGCTCTTGATGGGTGGGAACACATTGCAAGTACAGCTTTTGAATTTTTTGAACATGAAGGAAACAAAGTAATCTCGGTTGAGGAACTGGCGAGG GAGATGAATCTCGGTCTTTCATCCCATACAATCCTTAATGATTGGATAAGACAAGCCGATGGGAAGCTAAGTTTCTTAGGATATACCAAATTTTTGCATGGTGTGACAATCCGTAGCTCAGTTACAAGACATCAATAG